The DNA window CCCGCCCGTGCCGCCCGCCGTCGCCGAGGCGGCGGGGAGCCTCGGGGCCGCCGCCACCCGCCTGGCCCGGCTGACCGGCCTGACGCGGCGGCGGGTGTGGTCGCAGGACGGCCGGCACCACATCGAGGTGCACGGCGTGTGCCAGGACGGCGGCGATCGCCTGGCCCGGCAGGTCGAGGCGGCCCTGGCGGCGGTGCCGGGCGTGACCTGGGCCCGGGTGAACGCGCCGTCCGGACGGGTGGTGGTGGCGACCGAGGAGCCCGGCCCGAAGCTGCGCGACCTGATCGACACGGTGGCCCGCGCCGAGCGGGTGTGCCCGTACGAGCCGGACCCGGAGATCGCTCCGCCACAACCTCCCGAGGACGGCCCGCGTACCGCACGCACCCTCGGCGCGCTGCTCTCCGACGCGCTCGGCCTGAGCATCTCCGCGGCCACCCGGATCCTGCCGCTCACCCCGGTCCCCGCCGAGGTGGCGGGCCTGCTCGGGGCGATCGACCTGCACCCCAGGCTGCACGCGCTGGCCGGCCTCGGGGTACGCGCCGATCCCCGCGCCGAGGTGCTCTTCCCGCTCGCCGAGGCGGTGGTGCAGGGCCTCACCGGCGGTTGGGCCGGCATCGTGCTCGACGGCGCGCAGCGGGTGGTGCAGTGGGGTGAGGCGCGGGCCCAGCTCGTCGCGTGGAGTCGGGCCGAGCCGAGGCTGACCGGAGATCCGGACCGGGCGGTCGCCCGGGTCCCGGACGGCGAGCGACCCTGCCCGGTGCCGGACGGACAGCCCGAACGCTACGCCAAGCGGGTGCTCGCCGCCGGTGCGGTGGCCGGCGCCGCGGCATTCCCGGTGGCCGGCGGCAAGCGGGCCGCCGCACTGGCGCTCTCCTCGCTGCCGAAGGCGCCGGGCAGCGGGCGCGAGGGCTACGCCGCGCAGCTCGGCCGGATGCTGGCCCGGCGCGGCGTCATCGCGATGGATCGCAGTGTGCTGCGCGAACTGGACCGCATCGACACCGTGTTGCTGGATGTCGCGGTGCTCGGCTCCGACCGGGGTGTGCTGTCCGACCTGGCGCCGCTGCCCGGTGCCGACGTCCAGCAGGTGGCCGCCCGCGCGTTCGCCCTGTTCGACCCGGCCCACCCGGACGCCGTACGGTCCGACGACGGTTGGCGGATCGGGCCGCTGGACCGCCTCGACGCGGAGGACCCCGGGGACACCTCGGACAGCGGGCGGCTGCGCGCCGGCGGAGGTCGGTTGCTCGGCCTGGCCCGGGACGACCGGCTCGCCGCCGTGCTGCGGTTCGAGCCGGAACCCGCCCCGGGTGTGGACGCGTTGGTGTCCGCCACCCGCCAGGCCGGATTCCGGCTGGTGGTCGGCGGTGCCGAGGACGGCCGGTACGACTTCGCCGACCGGCGGGTGCCGGGCGGGACCCGGCTCGACGAGGCGGTCCGCGACCTGCAACGCGAAGGCGCGGTGGTGCTCGTGGTCTCCGGGGAGCGCTCGGCGCTCGCCGCCGCCGACTGCGGCCTCGGCGTGTCCGCGCCGGACGACCTGCCGCCGTGGGGTGCGCACCTGCTGGTCGGCGACGACCTGCGGTCCTCCGCCATGATCGTCGACGCCGCCGGGGTGGCGCGCCGAATGACCGGGCAGAACATCCGGATCGCCATGGCCGGCAGCGGGCTCGGCGCGCTCGGCGCGTTCACCGCCGACCGGCGGCAACTGCCCCGCCGTACGCTGGCGGCGGTGAACGGCGCCGCCGCGGTCGCGTTCGCGCACGGCGTCTTCCGGGCCCACCGGCTGCCGGACCGCACCGGCACCCCGACGCCCGCGCTCACCGCCTGGCATCTGATGCCCGTGGAGACGGTCCTGGAGCAGCTCGGCACCCACCCGACCGGGCTGACCGACGAGGAGGCCGGCCGCCGCCGGGGCGCGGAGGCCGGCGACGGGCACGGACCGGCCGGGCTGCTCCGCGCGTTCGTCGACGAGCTGTCCAACCCGCTCACCCCGGTGCTGGCCGCCGGGGCGGTGCTGTCCGCCGCGTTCGGCTCGCTCGTCGACGCGGCGCTGGTCGGCGGCCTGGTCGGCGGTTCCGCGCTGATCGGCGCGGTGCACCAGCGCAACACCGAGCGTTCCCTGGCCGAACTGCTGTCCCGCTCGGCGGTCACCGCCCGGGTGCGGCGCGACGGCGCGGAACGGGTGGTTCCCGCCGAGGACCTGGTGCCCGGCGACGTGATCAGCGTCAGCTCCGGTGACGCCGTACCGGCGGACTGCCGCGTGCTCACCAGCGACGGGCTGGAGGCCGACGAGTCGTCGCTGACCGGCGAGTCGCTGCCGGTGGCGAAGAGCCCTGAACCGGTGGTGGCGGCGGCGATCGCCGAGCGGCGTTCGATGCTCTTCGAGGGCACCACGGCGGCCGCCGGGCACGGGACCGCCGTGGTGGTGGCCACCGGAGCGCAGACCGAGTCGGGCCGGAGCCTGGCCATGGCCCGGCAGGCCCCGCCGGCGAGCGGTGTGGAGGCCCGGCTCGGCAAGCTGACCAGCACCGCCGTACCGCTGGCGGCCGGCTCGGCGATCGCGGTCGCCGGGGCGGGGCTGCTGCGCGGCGTACCCCTGGCCGAGACGGCGGCGACCGCCGCGAACCTGGCCGTGGCGTCGGTGCCGGAGGGGTTGCCGTTCCTGGTCAGCGCCGCGCAGCTGGCGGCGGCGCGGCGACTGGCCGAGCACGGCGCGCTGGTGCGCAACCCGCGCACGATCGAGGCGCTGGGCCGGGTGGACGTGCTCTGTTTCGACAAGACCGGCACCCTCACCGAGGGGAAGCTGCTGCTGGCCGGCGTGGGCACCGGCGACGACCGGTACGCCCCGGCGGACCGCCTGGACGACGTGCTCCGGTCGACGCTGGCCGCGGCGTTGCGGGCCACCCCGGCCGCGGCCGACCCGGACGAGCTGCCGCAGCAGACCGACCGGGCGGTACGCCGGGGCGCGAACGCGGCCGGGGTGACCGAGCGCACCGGGGCCGCGGACTGGACCGCGACCGGCGGGTTGCCGTTCGAGCCGTCCCGGGGCTACAGCGCCACGGTCGGGCGCACCGCGGACGGGTCGCTGCTGAGCGTGAAGGGCGCGCCCGAGTCGGTGCTGCCGCGCTGCGCGTCCCGGCGTACCGCCACCGGCGACCGGCCGTTGGACGCGGCCGGTCGCGACGAGGTGCAGGCGATGCTGGCCGCCCGCGCCGGCGCCGGGCACCGCATCCTCGCCCTGGCCGAGTGCCGCGTCACCACCGACGCGGTCACCGACGAGCAGGTGGACGGCCTGGTCTTCGTGGGTTTCCTGACGCTCGCCGACGGGGTGCGGGAGAGCGCCCGGCCGGCGGTGGAGCGGATCCGGAAGGCGGGCGTGCACACCGTCATGATCACCGGCGACCATCCGGCCACCGCCGAGGCGATCGCCGCCACGATCAGCCCCGACCACGGGCAGCAGCGGGTGGTGACCGCCACCGACCTGGACCGGCTCGACGACGCCGCCCTCGCCGAGCGGTTGATGGCCACCGACGTGGTGGCCCGGTGCACGCCCGCGCACAAGGTGCGGATCATCCAGGCGTTGCAGCGCCGGGGCCGGACCGTGGCGATGACCGGCGACGGCGCCAACGACGCCCCGGCGATCCGCCTGGCCGACGTCGGGATCGCGCTCGGCCAGCGCGGCACGCCCGCCGCCCGCGCCGCCGCCGACCTGGTGGTCACCGACGACCGGCTGGAGACGATCATCGCCACGCTGGTCGAGGGGCGGGCCATGTGGTCGTCGGTGCGGCACGCGCTGAGCATCCTGGTCGGCGGCAATCTGGGCGAGATCGCGTTCAGCGTGCTGTCCGCCGCCTCGACCGGCCGGTCGGCGCTGACCGGCCGACAACTGCTGCTGGTCAACCTGCTCACCGACCTGGCTCCGGCGCTGGCCATCGCGGTCCGCCCGCCCGCCGAGGACCGCACCGACCACCTGCTGCGGGAGGGGCCGGACTCGTCGCTCGGCGCCACCATGACCCGGGAGATCGGGCTGCGGGCGGCGGCGACCACGCTGGGCGCGACCGCCGGCTGGACGCTGGCCCGGTGGACCGGCACGCAGCGCCGCGCCGGCACGGTGGCGCTCGCCTCGCTCATCGGCACCCAGCTCGGCCAGACCGTGCTGGCCGGTGGCACCAGCCCGACCGTGCTGGCGGCGACCGCCGCGTCGGTCGGCGTGCTGGTCCTGGTGGTGCAGACGCCCGGGGTCAGCCAGTTCTTCGGTTGCACCCCGCTGGGCCCGGTGGGCTGGACCATCGCCACCGGTTCGGCGCTCGGCGCGACGTTCGCCAACGGCGCGTTGACGCGGCTGGTGGACCGCCTGCCGCAGCCCGGTTCGTCCTGACCGGCGGTCAGTGCCAGGTGGCGGCGGCCCGGCGTAACCGGTCGTTGATCGCCCGACCCACCCCTTCGTCGGGCACCGGCTCGGCGACGATCGCGGTGACTCCGGCGGCGTCGAGCCGGTGCAGCGCGTCGAAGAGGCGCGCCGCCGCCGCGGTCAGGTCGCCGTCGGGCGAGAGCACCTCCACGGCCGCCCAGTCGCCGTCCGCGGGTGGCTCCCGGAAGGCCAGGAAGCCCCGTCGGCCGCCGTCGTGCTCGGCCGCCGTGCCCAACCGCAACGGGGTACGCGGGGCGTAGTGCGCGGCCAGCGTGCCGGGCGCGACCGGCTGGCCGGAGCTGCCCTGGCGCACCTCGACCGGCCCGACCGCCTCGACGAGCGCCTCCACCGGCAACGCGCCGAGCCGGAGCACCACCGGCCGCTCGCCTCGGGCGTCGACGATGGTGGACTCGATGCCGCACCGGGTCGGACCACCGTCGAGCACCAGGTCCACCGCGTCGCCCAGCCCGGCCACCACGTGTTCGGCCCGGACCGGGCTGAGCTGGCCGAACCGGTTGGCGCTCGGCGCGGCCACCGGCACACCGGCGGCGGCGATCAGCGCGCGGGCGGCCGGTTCGTCGGGCACCCGCACCGCCATCGTCTCCAGGCCGGAGGTGACGATCGGCGGGATCGCGGCGGGCCGGTCCACGATCAGCGTGAGCGGACCGGGCCAGAACCGCTCGACCAGCGCGGCCACGGCCGGCGGCACCGCACCGACCAGCCCGGGCAGGTCGGCGGCGTCGGCCAGGTGGCTGATCAGCGGGTCGAAGCTGGGCCGGGCCTTCGCCTCGAAGATCCGCGCGGCGGCGCGCGCGTCCAACGCGTTCGCGCCCAGCCCGTAGACCGTCTCGGTGGGGAAGGCGACCAGCCCGCCGGCGCGCAGCACGGCGGCGGCCTCGTCGATGCCGCTGCCGGCCGGCAGGACGCGGGGGGATCCGGTGCTCACGCTCCGACGCTAGCCTGCCCCGGTCGCCCTTCCGGCGCGACCCCGCCCGCATCACCGGTCCACGGTTTGGCGGCAGTGATCGTGGGTGACGACGGCAGGCGCTGGCCGGCAACGCTTCGCGGGTCGTGCTTTCCGGTGTGTGCCCCGTGGTCAGGCGTGCGGGTCGGAAGCGGGGTCGGCGTCGGGCAGGGTGGGCGCGTCGGTGGGGTAGAGACCGGCGGCGAAGCCGTACACCTGGTCGCCGGCGCGGGGGATCTGGGCGAACCGTCGGGCCAGCGCCTGCACCTCCGCCCAGAACTCCCGCACGTCCTCGATCGGGATACGCGCGTGCACCAGCGTGCAGCGCAGCTCGTCGGCGGCGTGCGCGGCGGCCGCCTCGGCCGCGGCCTCGGCGAGTCCGTTGATCCGCGCGACGACCTGCTTGTCCTCCGGCCGGTGGAGCGCGCCGACGTAGTAGGTGCGGGCCACCCGGCCGTAGAACCGTTCCTCGACGGCGCGGACCCGACGGGTGCGCACCACCCGCAGCAGACCGGCGTCGACCAGTTGGTTCACGTGGTAGGCCACGCTGCTCTTCGGTCGGTCCACGGCGGCGGCGAGCTCGTTCACCGTGGCGGCGCGCTCCAGGAGCAGTTCCAGGATGGTGCCACGCAGCGGGTCGGCGAGCGCGCGCAACTGCTCCGGGGCGGTGACCACGAGCAGGTCGTCGAGGTCGTAGTCCGGGATCCGCTGATTGACCGACATTTCTCGACCGTTCTAAGATTCTGGTTCGTTCGATGATTCTGGTCCGACAGTCAGGAGTCTAGAGATGGCCGAGATCCTCCTCTTCCACCACCTGCAGGGGCGCACCGACGGCGTGCGCGCCCTCGCCGACTCCCTCGGCGCGGGCGGGCACACCGTGCACACCCCCGATCTCTTCGACGGCGAGTTGCCGGCCAGCATCGAGGAGGGCTCGGCGCTCACCAAGCGGATCGGCCGTGACGTCCTCGACCAGCGCGCCGACCGGATCGCCGCCGACCTGCGCCCGGACCTGGTCTATGCCGGCGTCTCCTGGGGCGCGGCCATCGCCCAGCGGCTCGCCCAGACCCGACCCGGCGCCCGCGCCGCCCTGCTCTACGAGGCCTGCCTGCCGGTCACCGGCGAGTGGGCGATCGGCCCGTGGCCCGACGGCGTGGCGGTGCAGGTCCACGGCATGGAGCGGGACCCGTTCTTCGGGCTGGAGGGCGACGTCGACGCCGCGCGCGAACTGGTGTCCATCATCGGCCCGGAGCGCGGCGAGCTGTTCGTCTACCCGGGCGACCGGCACCTGTTCACCGACCGTTCGCTCCCGTCGTACGACGCGGAGGCCACCGCGCTGGTGGTGACCCGCAGCCGCGACCTGCTCGACCGGCTGGGCTGACGCCGCTACTTGTACTGCGCGATCTGGATCAGGTTGCCGCAGGTGTCGTCGAAGACGGCGGTGGACACCGGGCCCATGTCGACCGGCTCCTGCGTGAACAGCACGCCGAGCTGCCGCAACCGCTCGTGCTCGGCGGCGATGTCGTCCACCGCGAACTGCGTCAGCGGGATGCCGTCGTCCGCCAGCGCCGCCTTGAACGCCTTGGCGGCCGGGTGGGCGTCGGGCTCCAGCAGCAGCTCGACACCGTCCGGGGCGTCCGGCGAGACGACGGTCAGCCACCGGTGCTCGCCGGTCGGCACGTCCGTCTTCCGCACGAAGCCCGGCACCTCGGTGTAGAAGCGCAGCGCCTTCTCCTGGTCGTCCACGTACACGCTGGTCAGGTTGATCCTCATGGCGTCTCCTGTCGAGATTCGGAGCCGAGCCACCGCTCGGCGATGGCATGCAGCGGCCGGGTGTCGAGGTGGTGGAACTTGTAGCGACCCTGCCGTCGGGTGACGATCAGGCCGGCGGCCTCCAGCACGTCGAGATGCTGGGAGATCGCCTGCCGGGACGAGGTGACCTGGTGCCGGGTGGTCAAGCGCCCACAGATCTCGAACAGGGTCTGACCGTCGCGCTCGGTCAGCTCGTCGAGGATCAGCCGGCGGGTGTGGTCGGCCAACGCCTGGTAGAGGTCACCCACATGGCCACAATAGGCAAGTGTGTACTTGCATTCAAGCCCGGCAGCGGCATCACCGGGGTGTGGCCCGCTTGACGTCCATCAGCTCAAGCACCTCGTCGCCGAGTCCGTGGATCGCGATGTCATCACGGTGGCTCTCCCACCGTTCGCGGTCGAGCACCAGGTTGATCTGCTCCTGGCGGGCACCGTCGAAAGCCCGGACCGTGGTGCCGTTCGCCTGATAGCCAAGGGAGTTCCGCGTCACGCCACCGGCGCTCGGCAGCCCTCGGCCGTTGTTGCGCGTCTCGCTGACTTCTTGCTGACGGAGGGCGGGAAGGCCGGAGGCAAGAGGTACCCGAACAGCTTCGGTTACAGCTACACGAGATTCTCCGTAGCTCACAGCCGCTGTCATGCTCGCTGATCAGTTGGCACCCGGCTGGGGAACCAGGCTGCCTGGCGGATCATCGTCGGTGGCGCTCGCGTGGCCCTTATCCAACGACCGCCAAGAAATCCGAGTAGAACAGGCCCAGGCCGGCCGCCACGCTGACGCCGGCCACGATCCAGAACCGGACCACGATAGTGGTCTCGCTCCATCCGGCCAGCTCGAAGTGGTGGTGCAACGGCACCATCCGGAAGACGCGTCTACCGGTGGTCCGGAACGAGACGATCTGGATCACCCAGGTCGTCGTGATGATGACGAAGAGCCCGCCGATCATGATCGAAAGCAGCGTGGTGCGGGTTACCACCGCGAGCCCGCCGATCAGGCCGCCGAGTCCGAGCGCGCCCACGTCACCCATGAAGATCCGCGCCGGGGACGTGTTCCACCACAGGAAGCCGACGCAGGCGGCGGCGGCCGCCGCCGCGATTATGGCGATCTCCAGGGGATCCCGGACCTGGTAGCAGTAGTCGTTCACCCGGGCGTACCCTTCGTCGGCGCACCAGTGCCGGTACTGCCAGAAGCCGATCAGCGCGTACCCGCCGAGCACCAGGATCGACGCGCCGGTGGCCAGGCCGTCGAGGCCGTCGGTGAGGTTCACGCCGTTCGACATCGCCGTGATCACGAAGACGATGACCATGACCGCACCGACCTTGCCGACGTCGAGCCAGCTGATGTCGCGGATGAGCGAGATGTGCTCGCTGGCCACGGTCTGGCCGTTGGTGCTCGGCACGTAGAGCGCGGCGATGCCGAAGCCGCCGCTGACGATTGTCTGGCCGAGCAGCTTGCCTTTGGCGGACAGTCCGTCGGAGTTGCGCCGGAGCACTTTGAGGAAGTCGTCGAAGAAGCCGACCACGCCGCAGAAGATGAACAGCCCGAGCAGGACGAGGGCCGTCATCGTCGGCCCCTCCTGCGCGATCTGCCGCTCAGGCAGGGTCATCAGGGCGATGTGCCCGGCAACGTACGCGAAGACGGTGGCCACGATGAAGACGACGCCGCCCATCGTGGGCGTCCCCTTCTTGCCCTGGTTGCTGGCGAGCCCGAGGGATCGGATCGGCTGGCCTGCCTTGAGCGCGGTGAAGACGCGAATTGCCACCGGCGTGCCGAGCAGGGAGATGATGAACGCGACTGCGGCCGCGACGATGACCGCCCTCACGGGCGAACCTCCACGCGATCCGGATTTCTCACGGCGTCCCCACTGAGCTCCCAGATCAGCGCCTGACGTTTCGACCTGAGCTGGCCGTGCAGATCGTCCCTAGCGACATCATCGATCACGAGACGCGATCTTGCCATCGGACGGCGAGCGGAGCAGCCCTGGACCTCACAGCGCCGTGGTCCGCTGCTGGTCGCGCTGGTCTGCGGTGGGGTGAATGCCTTGGCCTGCGGTGGGTTCCGTCGACCTGAACGCGGAGACTCTGACTGTCGAGGCGTCGTGATCGAGGTTGACGGCCACCTGTCCGACAAGCCGTACCCGAAGTCAGCCAGGAGCCGGCGGACCGTTCCGCTGTCCCCGTTCCTACGACAGGCGCTCCGACGCCGCCGGGAGCTCGTCGCACACGCCCCGGCCGATCAGGTCTTCACCAACTACGAGGGCGGCTCGCTGCTGCGCAGCAACTTCCGCCGGCAGGTCTGGCGCCCGTCCCTGGTCCGCGCTGGGCTGCTCGGTGCTGTCACCGAGGTCGGGCCGTCCCGTTTCCGCCATCTGGCATGACCGCGAGGAGGTGGAGTGGTCGGCGGAGTTCACGACCGAGCGGGAAGCGGCCGACTGCGTGGCGGCCAAGGCAGCGGGCGGGCTGCGCTTCCACGATCTCCGGCACTGCTGCGCGACATGGTTGGTGTCCGGCGGAGTCCCGGTCAACGCGGTCCAGGCGGTGATGGGCCGCGAGCACGCGTCGACGACGCTCAACCGCTACACGCACACTCCGGCGGACTTCCACGCCTCGGTGCGCAGGGTGTTCGGCGGGTCTGCTGACGATCCGCCGAATCCGAGGAAACAGGCCTGACCTGGCCGAGTGGTGTGGTGGAGCCCAGGGGACTCGAACCCCTAACCCCTGCCTTGCAAAGGCAGTGCTCTGCCAGTTGAGCTAGGGCCCCGTGCCGGGCGGAAACCGCCTGGTGTCGCGCTCAGCGCAGGTCGGGCGCCGTGGTCGCCTCGTGCCACAGGGCGCGCTCGTCGTTCGAGGCCTTGACCTTCTTGGCCACGACGGCGGCGACGCCGACGATGCCGGCAAGGATCAGGAGCTTCTTGAACATGGGCTTGACCCCTCGCGCTCGACTGGCGTCGGACGATGTGCGGTGGGGCTAGCTGGAATCGAACCAGCGACCTCAGAGTTATCAGCTCTGCGCTCTAACCGACTGAGCTATAGCCCCGCGTAGCGACGAGCTAGGTTAACCCATCGCCGCCAGCGCGCCCAAATCGGGGGGCCCGTGGCGGAAACACCCGCCGACACCACGAACCTACCCGGACGCGCGACGCCGGGGCGACCGCTTTACGCGGTGCCCCGGCGTCGTCGGATCAGTCAGTCCCGCTCGGCGAGCGTCAGCTCGATCCCGCCGACCAGGTCGGCGCAGACGTTGTAGACGAACGCGCTCAGCGTGGCCAGCGCCGTGAACAGCACGACGTTCACCAGGCCGACAAGTGCCGACGTGAGGATCACGCCCTTGGCCGTGACGCGGAAGCCGCCGCCGCCCTGGCCGCCGCCGGCGTTCACCAGATCGGTCAGGCTGTCGTTGACGCTCTTGAACACGCCCATCGCGTCGAGCGCGAGGTAGAGCACCGAGGTGGCGACGACCACCACGATGAACAGCACCACCGAGACGGCGAATGCGAACTTCATCACCGACCATGGGTCGATCCGCTTCAGGTTCAGCCGGGCCCGGCGCGGTCCGCGCGACGCGGCCGAGCTGACCGAGGTACGCGCGGCGCGTACCGCCTCACCGACGCGCGCGGCGCCGACCGCCGCCGCTCCGCCGATACCCGGCGGCAGGCTGCCGCCGTTGGCGGGCCGGCCCTGGGCGGTGCCGACGCCGGTGGTGCCCGGGCCCGTCGGGCGGCCGGTCTCGGGTGCCGCCTTCGGGGCGGTGCCCAGACCGGCGCCGATGCGCGGCTGCGTGCCGGTCGTTCCGGTGGTCGCGCGGGCGGCCGCCGTCACCTTGGTCGGCGGTGTGTTCGTGGCGGGCTTCGCCGCGGCCGGAGCCGCCAGGCCGTCGGCCGAGGTCGGCGCGTCGATCTTGGTTTCGGTCGACTCACGGGATCCCGAGTCCTCGGCCGGCTTGTCGGGGGGCGGGGCCATGCCGGGGGCCCGGGTGAACTTCGGGGCAGGCGCGTCGGCGGGGACCGTGGCCCGGCCCACGGCCGCGCGGCCGGTAGCTGGTGTACCGCCCTGCGCGGCCTCCTCCTCGACCGGGGTGGCCGAGGTCCCCTTGTTCCCCGACTTCGCCTGTGTCTCCGTCATCAACTAGTCCTGTTCGTCAGGCTCGTCGGCATTGCGAGCAATCGCCACGATAGTCACGCCGTCCGGGAGGTCCATCAGCTTGACCCCCATTGTGTTCCGGTCACGCGTACGGCGTACAGGCTTCACCGGAGTCCGGATGACGCCGCCGTTGCTGGTGATGGCGAACAGCTCGTCCTCCGGATCGATCACGGCCGCGCCGACCAGACCACCGCGTCGCTCGGTGATCTTCGCAGTCAACACGCCCTTACCTCCCCGGCCCTGGACCGGGTATTCCTCGATCGGGGTACGTTTCGCGTATCCCCCGTTCGTCGCCACCAGGACGTCCAGACCCTCCCGGACGACCTCGACGGCGAGCAACTCGTCCTCTCCGCTGAAGCGCATGCCGATCACCCCCGAGGTGGCCCGACCCATCGGACGCAGCGCCTCGTCGGTGGCGTTGAAGCGGATCGCCTGGGCGTTCTTCGACACCAGCAACAGGTCGTCCTCCGGAGCCACCAGGACCGCACCGACCAGCTCGTCCTCATCGCGCAGGTTGACCGCGATGATGCCGCCGGAACGGTTGGAGTCGAACTCCTCGAGCCGCGTCTTCTTCACCAGGCCGTTCTTCGTGGCCAGTACCAGGTAGGGCGCCACCTGGTAGTTCGGGATTTCGATGATCTGCGCGATCTGCTCGTCCGGTTGGAACGCGAGCAGGTTGGCCACGTGCTGGCCCTTGGCCACCCTACTGGCCTCGGGAAGCTCGTACGCCTTCGCCCGGTAGACCCGACCCTTGTTCGTGAAGAACAGGATCCAGTCGTGGGTAGAGCATACGAAGAAGTGGCTCACGATGTCGTCCTGCCGGAGCGTCGCCCCGCTCACGCCCTTGCCACCACGGCGCTGCGACCGGTAGAGGTCGACCTTCGTCCGCTTCGCGTAGCCGGTACGGGTGATCGTCACGACCACGTCCTCGCGGGCGATGAGGTCCTCCATCGAGACCTCGCCGTCGAACGGGATGATCTTGGTGCGCCGGTCGTCGCCCCACTTCGCGACGATCTCGCCCAGCTCGTCGGAGACGATCTTCCGCTGTCGTTCCGGCTTGGCCAGGATGTCCTTGAGGTCGGCGATCTCCACCTCGAGCTTGGCCAGGTCGTCCAGGATCCGCTGCCGCTCCAGCGCGGCCAGCCGGCGCAACTGCATGTCCAGGATCGCGGTCGCCTGAACCTCGTCGATCTCCAGCAGCCGGATCAGGCCCTGCCGCGCGTCCTCCACCGTGGGCGAACGCCGGATCAGCGCGATGACCTCGTCGAGGGCGTCCAGCGCCTTGGAGAGACCGCGCAGGATGTGCGCCCGCTCCTCCGCCTTGCGCAGCCGGAACGCGGTCCGCCGGCGGATCACCTCGATCTGGTGCTCGACGTAGTAGCGGATGAACTGCGCCAGGTTGAGCGTGCGCGGCACCCCGTCGACGAGCGCCAGCATGTTGGCGCCGAACGTCTCCTGGAGCTGCGTGTGCTTGTAGAGGTTGTTCAGCACCACCTTGGCGACCGCGTCGCGCTTGAGCACCAGCACGATCCGCATGCCGGTACGCCCGGAGGACTCGTCCCGGATGTCGGCGATGCCGGCGAGCTTGCCCTCCTTGATCAGCTCGGCGATCCGCTCGGCGAGGTTGTCCGGGTTGACCTGGTAGGGCAGCTCGCTGACCACCAGCGCCGGCCGGCCCCGCTTGTCCTCCTCCACCTCGACCACCGCGCGCATCCGGATCGAGCCACGCCCGGTCCGGTAGGCGTCCTGGATGGCCTGCTGGCCGACGATCAGGCCGTGGGTGGGGAAGTCCGGACCCTTGACGATCTCCAGCAGGGCTTCCAGCGTGGTCGCCTCGTCGGCGTCCGGGTGCTCCAGGCACCACTGCACCGCCGCGCCGATCTCGCGCAGGTTGTGCGGCGGAATCTTGGTGGCCATGCCGACCGCGATGCCCTCGGAGCCGTTGATCAGCAGGTTCGGGATCCGCGACGGCAGGATGGTGGGCTCCTTGGCCCGGCCGTCGTAGTTGTCCTGAAGGTCGACGGTGTCCTCGTCGATGTCCCGCAGCATCTCCATCGCCAGCGGGTCGAGCTTGCACTCGGTGTTGTGGCTGACGAAACCGTCGGAGACGAAGGAGTGGTCGTCAGTGTCGACCCGGATGCTGTAGACCGGCCGAACCCCGGCGTCGGTGACGTCGGTCACCTCGGCGTAGTAGAACCGACCGTCGACCAACGGCTCGACCACATCGAGGATCCCCGGCTCGGTGATCCGGGCGGCGATCTCGTCGCGGTCCCGCTCCCACCGCTCCACCCGGTCGACGTTGTGCCGGCGCAGCCAGTCGCGCTCGGTCCAGCGCGTCGCGCCGTGCTCCCGGATGAAGTCACCGACGAACGGCACCATGTCGCCGGAGAGCGCGGTGCTGCTCGCCGGCACCTGGGCCAGCTCCGACTCCAGCTTGGTCTGCTTACGACCAAGGAAGCCGACGTGGGCGGCGAAGATACGCGCGTCCCGGCGGTTCGTCACGACGACCTTGATCTCGCCGTCGTCGTACCGGCACTGCTTGCTGACGACGCCGAACTCCAACAGGAGCTGCTGCACCTCGCGGGCCAGGCGCTCACTGCGGGTGGAGTACGAGACCTGGATGGTGTTGCGCGGCAGCAACGACG is part of the Micromonospora sp. WMMD980 genome and encodes:
- a CDS encoding L-threonylcarbamoyladenylate synthase; translation: MPAGSGIDEAAAVLRAGGLVAFPTETVYGLGANALDARAAARIFEAKARPSFDPLISHLADAADLPGLVGAVPPAVAALVERFWPGPLTLIVDRPAAIPPIVTSGLETMAVRVPDEPAARALIAAAGVPVAAPSANRFGQLSPVRAEHVVAGLGDAVDLVLDGGPTRCGIESTIVDARGERPVVLRLGALPVEALVEAVGPVEVRQGSSGQPVAPGTLAAHYAPRTPLRLGTAAEHDGGRRGFLAFREPPADGDWAAVEVLSPDGDLTAAAARLFDALHRLDAAGVTAIVAEPVPDEGVGRAINDRLRRAAATWH
- a CDS encoding cation-translocating P-type ATPase, which translates into the protein MAYGFAGLLLSPAALPGTVARIARTVGSSLPGPPVPPAVAEAAGSLGAAATRLARLTGLTRRRVWSQDGRHHIEVHGVCQDGGDRLARQVEAALAAVPGVTWARVNAPSGRVVVATEEPGPKLRDLIDTVARAERVCPYEPDPEIAPPQPPEDGPRTARTLGALLSDALGLSISAATRILPLTPVPAEVAGLLGAIDLHPRLHALAGLGVRADPRAEVLFPLAEAVVQGLTGGWAGIVLDGAQRVVQWGEARAQLVAWSRAEPRLTGDPDRAVARVPDGERPCPVPDGQPERYAKRVLAAGAVAGAAAFPVAGGKRAAALALSSLPKAPGSGREGYAAQLGRMLARRGVIAMDRSVLRELDRIDTVLLDVAVLGSDRGVLSDLAPLPGADVQQVAARAFALFDPAHPDAVRSDDGWRIGPLDRLDAEDPGDTSDSGRLRAGGGRLLGLARDDRLAAVLRFEPEPAPGVDALVSATRQAGFRLVVGGAEDGRYDFADRRVPGGTRLDEAVRDLQREGAVVLVVSGERSALAAADCGLGVSAPDDLPPWGAHLLVGDDLRSSAMIVDAAGVARRMTGQNIRIAMAGSGLGALGAFTADRRQLPRRTLAAVNGAAAVAFAHGVFRAHRLPDRTGTPTPALTAWHLMPVETVLEQLGTHPTGLTDEEAGRRRGAEAGDGHGPAGLLRAFVDELSNPLTPVLAAGAVLSAAFGSLVDAALVGGLVGGSALIGAVHQRNTERSLAELLSRSAVTARVRRDGAERVVPAEDLVPGDVISVSSGDAVPADCRVLTSDGLEADESSLTGESLPVAKSPEPVVAAAIAERRSMLFEGTTAAAGHGTAVVVATGAQTESGRSLAMARQAPPASGVEARLGKLTSTAVPLAAGSAIAVAGAGLLRGVPLAETAATAANLAVASVPEGLPFLVSAAQLAAARRLAEHGALVRNPRTIEALGRVDVLCFDKTGTLTEGKLLLAGVGTGDDRYAPADRLDDVLRSTLAAALRATPAAADPDELPQQTDRAVRRGANAAGVTERTGAADWTATGGLPFEPSRGYSATVGRTADGSLLSVKGAPESVLPRCASRRTATGDRPLDAAGRDEVQAMLAARAGAGHRILALAECRVTTDAVTDEQVDGLVFVGFLTLADGVRESARPAVERIRKAGVHTVMITGDHPATAEAIAATISPDHGQQRVVTATDLDRLDDAALAERLMATDVVARCTPAHKVRIIQALQRRGRTVAMTGDGANDAPAIRLADVGIALGQRGTPAARAAADLVVTDDRLETIIATLVEGRAMWSSVRHALSILVGGNLGEIAFSVLSAASTGRSALTGRQLLLVNLLTDLAPALAIAVRPPAEDRTDHLLREGPDSSLGATMTREIGLRAAATTLGATAGWTLARWTGTQRRAGTVALASLIGTQLGQTVLAGGTSPTVLAATAASVGVLVLVVQTPGVSQFFGCTPLGPVGWTIATGSALGATFANGALTRLVDRLPQPGSS
- a CDS encoding winged helix-turn-helix domain-containing protein; translation: MSVNQRIPDYDLDDLLVVTAPEQLRALADPLRGTILELLLERAATVNELAAAVDRPKSSVAYHVNQLVDAGLLRVVRTRRVRAVEERFYGRVARTYYVGALHRPEDKQVVARINGLAEAAAEAAAAHAADELRCTLVHARIPIEDVREFWAEVQALARRFAQIPRAGDQVYGFAAGLYPTDAPTLPDADPASDPHA